A single Vulpes lagopus strain Blue_001 chromosome 3, ASM1834538v1, whole genome shotgun sequence DNA region contains:
- the LOC121487069 gene encoding basic proline-rich protein-like has protein sequence MAAPLAARAPPAPSGAPTPGCAARGAPGAGAETGPPAAGRRLKEQERSRRSEAPRVHARVPAASGGGAGLRRLHPGRPRPHRSLRGLGPGTRTRSPPPGPRGPRAPAPAPPRQRHPQPPPCPGQVPQTPPRRGPVSRPPPGPTRRGDTHQPRVRTAPPGSRGPETTPSCAPSSRSRTEPGSRSRLGLSPQEGGERRRRGLQEPAAPPPSTPSTRSLDPDAPGPPQASRRRPSRVRSAWHPAPAPAPSPVSTVSPRSCLISASLDDGRSRGPVKAGKAPLTRAQATPRAAPGSAGCQLRPLEQ, from the exons ATGGCTGCGCCCCTCGCCGcgcgcgcgccccccgcgccctcggGCGCCCCGACTCCGGGCTGCGCGGCGCGGGGCGCTCCCGGGGCGGGCGCCGAGACTgggccgcccgccgccggccGCCGCTTAAAGGAGCAGGAGCGGTCAC GGCGGAGCGAGGCCCCGCGGGTGCACGCGCGTGTACCTGCGGCTTCCGGGGGCGGCGCGGGCCTCCGACGGCTCCATCCAGGACGGCCGCGGCCCCACCGAAGCCTTCGGGGCCTGGGCCCGGGCACACGCACAAGGTCGCCGCCGCCCGGACCCCGGGGCCctcgcgcccccgcccccgcacccccgcgccAGCggcacccccagcctcccccctgcCCGGGGCAGGTGCCGCAGACGCCCCCGAGGCGAGGACCCGTCTCCAGGCCCCCACCCGGGCCCACGCGCCGCGGGGACACGCACCAGCCCCGCGTGAGAACGGCCCCTCCTGGGAGTCGAGGCCCCGAGACCACCCCGTCCTGCGCCCCGAGCAGCCGCTCCCGGACCGAGCCCGGCTCACGCTCCAGGCTGGGCCTCAgcccccaggagggcggggagcgAAGGCGCCGAGGCCTGCAGGAGCCGGCCGCTCCCCCACCCAGCACACCCAGCACACGCAGCCTTGACCCCGATGCCCCAGGCCCGCCGCAGGCGAGCAGAAGGCGGCCGAGCAGGGTCCGCAGCGCCTGGcaccccgcacccgcacccgcaccctcACCTGTCTCCACCGTCTCTCCACGATCTTGCCTCATTTCTGCTTCCCTGGACGACGGCAGGTCCCGGGGCCCCGTGAAGGCTGGGAAGGCCCCTCTCACCCGCGCCCAGGCCACTCCACGGGCTGCGCCGGGCTCGGCAGGCTGCCAGCTTCGCCCGTTGGAGCAGTAA